The following DNA comes from Corynebacterium atrinae.
CTTGCCGATGCGCAAGACCTCCATCATCTTGTCCGCGTCAATGTCATAGCTCATCGTCGCGTGATGCAACACGACGTCCTTGCGGCGCTTCTGGGCCGCGCCGCCAATCTTGCCGCCATCGGAAGTGATGTCATTGATCGGCTCATACCAGGCGTTGACCCCCTGCTTCTTCAACGCGGCGAGCACCCACTGATCCAAGTACTCGTAAGAAGACTCGTAGGAGAGTCCCGCAACCATCGACTCCGGCACATACAGCGAATAGGTGATGCAGTTGCCACCCTCCATGAACATGGCGCCGCCCCCAGAGATCCGCCGCACGACGGTAATGCCATGCTTCTCGACGCCCTCCGGGTCCACCTCATTGACATACGACTGGTAGGAGCCAATCACCGTGGCCTTGTCCTCCCACTCCCAAAAACGCAGCGTCGGGCCCCGCGTGCCCTCAGCGAGCTGGTTCAGCATGACCTCGTCGAGCGCCACATTGACCGGCGTCGGCAGCGGACCCGGGTGGATGACCTCCCACGTGTGATCGGTGAAATCCGTGCCGCCACTGATCGCGCGC
Coding sequences within:
- a CDS encoding lipoate--protein ligase family protein → MTQHFEIKVPGGKLVVADVDVEDNRISAAKISGDFFLEPDGAYGAIAPSLVGASTSETTEQLQERIDTALSTFDDLALHGFGTHDVAVAVKRAISGGTDFTDHTWEVIHPGPLPTPVNVALDEVMLNQLAEGTRGPTLRFWEWEDKATVIGSYQSYVNEVDPEGVEKHGITVVRRISGGGAMFMEGGNCITYSLYVPESMVAGLSYESSYEYLDQWVLAALKKQGVNAWYEPINDITSDGGKIGGAAQKRRKDVVLHHATMSYDIDADKMMEVLRIGKVKLASKGLRSAKKRVDPLRRQTGSPREEIIETMINEFMARYGAQRAELSHADLEAAEKLVSEKYGTEEWTHLVP